A DNA window from Salvelinus sp. IW2-2015 linkage group LG4q.1:29, ASM291031v2, whole genome shotgun sequence contains the following coding sequences:
- the btc gene encoding probetacellulin: MAKAYKLYVGIATVLALCKCSLAEWNATEEPANKTVSRHHQGNTNNFTDSIETATQAKWSGHFTKCPKEFRNYCIHGSCRFVKEHDTPSCRCEKGYIGSRCEYVDLAWRIGDQRQIIIACVIAALVFLILLIIFICICAHRHKLCRRKRRRKEETRNGTEKLNMIRMNTNGTHEASSDSVETSDINAI; encoded by the exons ATGGCAAAGGCATACAAACTGTATGTCGGAATAGCCACAG TTTTGGCCCTATGCAAATGCTCTCTGGCTGAATGGAATGCAACTGAGGAGCCGGCCAACAAGACTGTGTCCCGCCATCACCAAGGCAACACAAACAACTTCACAG ACTCGATAGAAACTGCAACTCAAGCCAAATGGAGCGGCCATTTCACCAAATGTCCAAAGGAGTTCAGGAATTACTGTATCCATGGGTCGTGCCGCTTTGTGAAGGAACATGACACTCCTTCATGCAG ATGTGAAAAAGGGTACATTGGGTCCAGGTGTGAGTATGTTGATTTGGCCTGGCGTATAGGAGACCAGAGGCAGATCATCATAGCCTGTGTGATAGCAGCGTTGGTCTTCCTCATACTGCTCATCATATTCATCTGCATCTGTGCACA TCGACATAAACTTTGCCGgcggaagaggagaagaaaagaggagacgAGGAATGGAACAGAGAAGCTCAATATGATTAGGATGAACACAAATGGAACGCATGAAGCTTCATCAGATTCAGTCGAAACCTCAGACATCAATGCAATATGA
- the hpse gene encoding heparanase isoform X1 has protein sequence MSGISILACVMIYILSYGYYVVASVESAKDEWNFESVNLNVDLSRVLKKVNGRFLSVAIDASLVAEEKFMYLLTSPKLRTLAKALTPAFLRFGGTRQDFMTFNPTFLHSNENHKNSVFDADDICERLELPPLLEKRLKQEWTLQEALLDKEDLQRKYRSVKFTECAVDLLYSFTNCSGLDLIFGLNELLRTSGNSWDSSNARTLLQYCESKQYSMSWELGNEPNSYEKKAGIRVDGYQLGQDFVQLRKILQESKLYHNTGLYGPDISQPRDHRRDLLEGFLESGAEAIDACTWHHYYVNGRDTSLEDFLDPEVLNTLALKTHEVMETIELTSPGKKVWLGETSSAYGGGAKGLSDTFVAGFMWLDKLGLGAKLGLDVLIRQVLIGSGTYHLVDENLDPLPDYWLSVLYKRLVGPEVLSIEAFSILGKTKRVRVYLHCTNKKSTSYKSGAVTLFALNLSKGPARISVPVTISNSTAEAFVLQSEQPGEEGLYSKSVKLNGEVLKMVDDRTLPSLQGTPLPAGEHLRLPGYSFAFYVLSEAQALACR, from the exons ATGTCAGGCATATCAATCTTGGCATGTGTGATGATATATATTCTTTCTTATGGATATTATGTGGTAGCAAGTGTCGAGTCTGCGAAGGATGAGTGGAATTTTGAGTCTGTAAATCTGAATGTGGACCTCTCTCGAGTACTCAAGAAAGTGAATGGACGTTTTTTGTCTGTTGCCATAGACGCGAGTCTAGTCGCTGAAGAGAAGTTCATGTACCTTTTAAC GTCTCCAAAGCTGAGGACATTGGCAAAAGCTTTGACCCCAGCATTTCTGAGATTTGGAGGGACAAGACAAGATTTCATGACCTTCAACCCAACATTTTTACATTCAAACGAGAATCACAAAAACTCTGTGTTTGATGCAG ATGACATATGTGAAAGGCTGGAGCTGCCTCCACTACTGGAAAAGAGGCTGAAGCAGGAATGGACTCTACAGGAAGCACTTCTCGACAAGGAGGACTTGCAGAGGAAGTATAGGAGTGTAAAGTTCACAG AGTGTGCAGTGGATCTGCTCTACTCTTTTACAAACTGCTCTGGATTAGACCTCATCTTTGGGCTCAACGAGCTGCTCAGGACCTCTGGGAACTCCTGGGACAGCAGCAATGCCAGGACCCTCCTACAGTACTGTGAATCTAAACAGTACAGCATGTCCTGGGAGCTGGGCAATG AGCCCAACAGCTATGAGAAGAAGGCAGGGATCAGGGTGGATGGATATCAGCTCGGCCAAGATTTTGTTCAACTCCGCAAGATTCTGCAGGAATCCAAACTTTACCATAACACTGGACTCTATGGACCAGACATTAGCCAGCCCCGGGACCACCGGAGAGACTTACTGGAGGG GTTCTTGGAGAGTGGGGCAGAAGCAATTGATGCATGCACCTGGCACCA TTATTATGTCAATGGAAGAGACACGTCTCTAGAAGATTTCCTAGACCCTGAGGTGCTAAACACGTTGGCCTTAAAAACACATGAAGTCATGGAG ACCATTGAGCTGACCTCCCCTGGGAAGAAGGTGTGGCTTGGAGAGACTAGTTCCGCCTATGGAGGCGGGGCTAAGGGCCTGTCTGACACATTTGTCGCTGGATTCAT GTGGCTGGATAAACTGGGCCTAGGTGCGAAGCTTGGATTGGATGTTCTCATCAGACAGGTTTTGATTGGATCTGGGACTTACCACCTGGTAGATGAGAACCTGGATCCACTTCCT GATTACTGGCTATCAGTTCTGTACAAGAGGCTTGTTGGACCAGAGGTGCTGAGTATAGAAGCCTTTTCCATTTTGGGAAAGACGAAAAGAGTACGGGTCTACCTGCACTGCACTAACAAGAAAAG CACAAGCTACAAAAGTGGAGCAGTCACATTGTTTGCTCTGAACCTGAGTAAGGGCCCTGCGAGGATCTCTGTGCCTGTTACAATCTCTAACAGTACTGCCGAGGCCTTCGTTCTACAGTCTGAACAGCCTGGCGAGGAGGGACTCTACTCCAA GTCTGTGAAACTCAACGGAGAGGTGTTGAAGATGGTGGATGACCGAACTCTTCCATCGCTCCAGGGAACTCCTCTTCCTGCAGGAGAACATCTCAGACTCCCTGGTTATTCCTTTGCCTTCTATGTCCTCAGCGAGGCCCAGGCGCTGGCCTGCCGATGA
- the hpse gene encoding heparanase isoform X2 codes for MSGISILACVMIYILSYGYYVVASVESAKDEWNFESVNLNVDLSRVLKKVNGRFLSVAIDASLVAEEKFMYLLTSPKLRTLAKALTPAFLRFGGTRQDFMTFNPTFLHSNENHKNSVFDADDICERLELPPLLEKRLKQEWTLQEALLDKEDLQRKYRSVKFTECAVDLLYSFTNCSGLDLIFGLNELLRTSGNSWDSSNARTLLQYCESKQYSMSWELGNEPNSYEKKAGIRVDGYQLGQDFVQLRKILQESKLYHNTGLYGPDISQPRDHRRDLLEGYYVNGRDTSLEDFLDPEVLNTLALKTHEVMETIELTSPGKKVWLGETSSAYGGGAKGLSDTFVAGFMWLDKLGLGAKLGLDVLIRQVLIGSGTYHLVDENLDPLPDYWLSVLYKRLVGPEVLSIEAFSILGKTKRVRVYLHCTNKKSTSYKSGAVTLFALNLSKGPARISVPVTISNSTAEAFVLQSEQPGEEGLYSKSVKLNGEVLKMVDDRTLPSLQGTPLPAGEHLRLPGYSFAFYVLSEAQALACR; via the exons ATGTCAGGCATATCAATCTTGGCATGTGTGATGATATATATTCTTTCTTATGGATATTATGTGGTAGCAAGTGTCGAGTCTGCGAAGGATGAGTGGAATTTTGAGTCTGTAAATCTGAATGTGGACCTCTCTCGAGTACTCAAGAAAGTGAATGGACGTTTTTTGTCTGTTGCCATAGACGCGAGTCTAGTCGCTGAAGAGAAGTTCATGTACCTTTTAAC GTCTCCAAAGCTGAGGACATTGGCAAAAGCTTTGACCCCAGCATTTCTGAGATTTGGAGGGACAAGACAAGATTTCATGACCTTCAACCCAACATTTTTACATTCAAACGAGAATCACAAAAACTCTGTGTTTGATGCAG ATGACATATGTGAAAGGCTGGAGCTGCCTCCACTACTGGAAAAGAGGCTGAAGCAGGAATGGACTCTACAGGAAGCACTTCTCGACAAGGAGGACTTGCAGAGGAAGTATAGGAGTGTAAAGTTCACAG AGTGTGCAGTGGATCTGCTCTACTCTTTTACAAACTGCTCTGGATTAGACCTCATCTTTGGGCTCAACGAGCTGCTCAGGACCTCTGGGAACTCCTGGGACAGCAGCAATGCCAGGACCCTCCTACAGTACTGTGAATCTAAACAGTACAGCATGTCCTGGGAGCTGGGCAATG AGCCCAACAGCTATGAGAAGAAGGCAGGGATCAGGGTGGATGGATATCAGCTCGGCCAAGATTTTGTTCAACTCCGCAAGATTCTGCAGGAATCCAAACTTTACCATAACACTGGACTCTATGGACCAGACATTAGCCAGCCCCGGGACCACCGGAGAGACTTACTGGAGGG TTATTATGTCAATGGAAGAGACACGTCTCTAGAAGATTTCCTAGACCCTGAGGTGCTAAACACGTTGGCCTTAAAAACACATGAAGTCATGGAG ACCATTGAGCTGACCTCCCCTGGGAAGAAGGTGTGGCTTGGAGAGACTAGTTCCGCCTATGGAGGCGGGGCTAAGGGCCTGTCTGACACATTTGTCGCTGGATTCAT GTGGCTGGATAAACTGGGCCTAGGTGCGAAGCTTGGATTGGATGTTCTCATCAGACAGGTTTTGATTGGATCTGGGACTTACCACCTGGTAGATGAGAACCTGGATCCACTTCCT GATTACTGGCTATCAGTTCTGTACAAGAGGCTTGTTGGACCAGAGGTGCTGAGTATAGAAGCCTTTTCCATTTTGGGAAAGACGAAAAGAGTACGGGTCTACCTGCACTGCACTAACAAGAAAAG CACAAGCTACAAAAGTGGAGCAGTCACATTGTTTGCTCTGAACCTGAGTAAGGGCCCTGCGAGGATCTCTGTGCCTGTTACAATCTCTAACAGTACTGCCGAGGCCTTCGTTCTACAGTCTGAACAGCCTGGCGAGGAGGGACTCTACTCCAA GTCTGTGAAACTCAACGGAGAGGTGTTGAAGATGGTGGATGACCGAACTCTTCCATCGCTCCAGGGAACTCCTCTTCCTGCAGGAGAACATCTCAGACTCCCTGGTTATTCCTTTGCCTTCTATGTCCTCAGCGAGGCCCAGGCGCTGGCCTGCCGATGA